Proteins encoded within one genomic window of Cucumis sativus cultivar 9930 chromosome 3, Cucumber_9930_V3, whole genome shotgun sequence:
- the LOC101217389 gene encoding cycloartenol-C-24-methyltransferase isoform X2, which produces MNLVGERASILLLACRWIGESFRESIKRHEHFLALELGLKPGQKVLDVGCGIGGPLREIAKFSYTSITGLNNNSYQITRGEELNRIAKLDKTCNFVKGDFMKMPFDDNTFDAIYAIEATCHAPDPYGCFKEIYRVLKPGQRFAAYEWCLTNSFDPNNQDHQRIKAEIEIGSGLPDIKTIGKCLEALKQAGFEIVWEKDLTEDSPVPWYLPLDGGQFSITNFRATAIGRCVTKYMVRALEYIRLAPKGSERVQNFLEQAAQGLVEGGKKEVMTPMYFFVVRKPLSSGE; this is translated from the exons ATGAATTTGGTTGGGGAGAGAGCTTCCATTTTGCTCCTAG CTTGTAGATGGATTGGTGAGTCTTTCCGGGAGAGCATTAAGAGGCACGAGCACTTCCTTGCTTTAGAGTTGGGTTTGAAGCCTGGACAGAAG GTTTTGGATGTTGGATGTGGTATAGGCGGACCACTGAGAGAGATTGCAAAATTCAG CTATACTTCAATTACTGGGTTGAACAACAATAGCTATCAGATTACTAGAGGAGAG GAACTAAATCGCATTGCAAAATTGGACAAGACTTGCAACTTTGTCAAG GGCGACTTTATGAAAATGCCATTTGATGATAATACATTTGATGCAATATATGCAATTGAAGCCACTTGTCACGCTCCAGACCCA TATGGCTGCTTCAAGGAGATCTACAGAGTACTAAAGCCTGGCCAACGTTTTGCTGCTTATGAATGGTGCTTGACCAACTCCTTCGATCCAAATAACCAAGATCACCAAAGAATAAAG GCTGAAATTGAGATTGGCAGTGGGCTTCCAGATATCAAGACAATAGGAAAGTGCCTGGAAGCTTTGAAACAAGCAGGTTTTGAG ATCGTCTGGGAAAAAGACCTTACTGAAGATTCACCCGTTCCATGGTACTTACCATTAGATGGTGGTCAGTTCTCGATCACCAACTTCCGCGCTACGGCCATCGGGCGTTGCGTGACAAAATATATG GTTAGAGCATTGGAGTATATTCGCCTCGCCCCGAAGGGTAGTGAaagagttcaaaattttctagaGCAAGCAGCACAAGGGCTGGTTGAGGGCGGAAA GAAAGAGGTCATGACCCCTATGTACTTCTTCGTTGTGCGGAAACCGCTTTCAAGTGGTGAGTAA
- the LOC101220937 gene encoding receptor-like protein EIX1: protein METRLVLPLAIRVLLLLTIELISNIYGKSIECSKPDREALIAFRNGLNDPENRLESWKGPNCCQWRGVGCENTTGAVTAIDLHNPYPLGEQGFWNLSGEISPSLTKLKSLRYLDLSYNTFNDIPVPDFFGSLKKLQYLNLSNAGFSDMLPPSFGNMSSLQYLDMENLNLIVDNLEWVGGLVSLKHLAMNSVDLSSVKSNWFKILSKLRYVTELHMSYCGLSGSISSSPMTLNFTLLSVIDLSGNHFHSQIPNWLVNISSLTLITMSECDLYGRIPLGLGDLPILRLLDLSGNENLSASCSQLFRRGWSRVEVLVLAENKIHGKLPSSMGNMSSLAYFDLFENNVEGGIPRSIGSLCNLTFFRLSGNYLNGTLPESLEGTENCKPAPPLFNLEHLDLANNKLVGGLPKWLGQLQNIIELSLGYNSLQGPILGFNSLKNLSSLRLQANALNGTLPQSIGQLSELSVLDVSNNQLTGTISETHFSNLSKLRILHLSSNSLRLNVSANWVPPFQVRNLDMGSCYLGPLFPLWLKSQHEVQYLDFSNASISGPIPSWFWEISPNLSLLNVSHNQLDGRLPNPLKVASFADVDFSSNLLEGPIPLPSFEIVSLELSNNRFFGPIPKNIGKAMPNLVFLSFADNQIIGEIPDTIGEMQILQVINLSGNNLTGEIPSTIGNCSLLKAIDFENNYLVGPVPDSLGQLYQLQTLHLSENGFTGKLPPSFQNMSSLETLNLGGNSLTGSIPPWIGTSFPNLRILSLRSNEFSGAIPALLNLGSLQILDLANNKLNGSISIGFINLKAMVQPQISNRYLFYGKYTGIYYRENYVLNTKGTLLRYTKTLFLVISIDLSGNELYGDFPNDITELAGLIALNLSRNHITGQIPDNISNLIQLSSLDLSNNRFSGPIPPSLTKLTALSYLNLSNNNLSGKIPVGYQFETFNASSFSGNPGLCGAPTTVMCQNTDRSNEGRDEEESKNQVIDNWFYLSLGVGFAAGILVPSCIFAAKRSWSTAYFKLLDEVVGKVFQS, encoded by the coding sequence ATGGAGACAAGACTAGTTCTTCCCTTAGCTATTCGAGTTCTATTATTACTAACCATTGAACTTATCTCCAACATTTATGGAAAGTCTATTGAGTGTTCTAAACCTGACCGAGAAGCTTTGATTGCCTTCAGAAATGGTCTTAACGATCCTGAGAATCGACTTGAGTCGTGGAAAGGGCCAAACTGTTGCCAATGGAGAGGGGTGGGGTGTGAAAATACAACTGGAGCTGTTACTGCAATTGATCTTCATAACCCATATCCTTTGGGAGAGCAAGGGTTCTGGAATCTAAGTGGAGAGATAAGTCCTTCACTGACAAAACTTAAGTCTTTGAGATATTTGGATTTGAGTTATAACACATTCAATGATATCCCAGTTCCTGATTTCTTTGGCTCTTTGAAGAAATTGCAATACTTAAACTTATCAAATGCTGGCTTTAGTGATATGCTTCCTCCTAGTTTTGGTAACATGTCTAGCTTGCAATATCTTGATATGGAGAATTTGAATCTAATAGTTGATAATCTTGAATGGGTTGGTGGACTTGTGTCTTTGAAGCATCTAGCAATGAACAGCGTAGACCTTTCCTCAGTGAAATCTAATTGGTTTAAGATATTGAGCAAGCTTAGATATGTAACAGAGTTGCATATGAGTTACTGTGGTTTATCTGGTTCCATTTCTTCATCTCCAATGACACTCAATTTCACTCTTCTTTCTGTCATAGATCTATCAGGAAACCATTTTCATTCTCAAATTCCCAATTGGCTAGTGAACATCAGTAGCCTGACCTTGATCACTATGAGTGAGTGCGATTTGTATGGTAGAATTCCTCTTGGTCTTGGCGATCTGCCCATTTTGCGCTTGTTAGACCTCTCTGGAAATGAAAATCTCTCGGCGAGCTGCTCGCAGTTATTTCGAAGAGGATGGAGTAGGGTGGAAGTTCTTGTACTAgctgaaaacaaaattcatggGAAGCTTCCATCTTCCATGGGAAATATGAGCTCTCTTGCTTATTTTGATCTCTTCGAGAACAACGTCGAAGGAGGGATTCCGCGTTCCATTGGCAGTCTTTGCAACCTAACCTTTTTCCGTTTATCAGGAAACTATTTGAATGGGACATTACCTGAATCTCTTGAAGGAACTGAAAATTGCAAGCCAGCACCTCCACTCTTTAACCTGGAGCACCTAGATTTGGCCAACAACAAACTGGTGGGGGGATTGCCTAAGTGGTTAGGtcaacttcaaaatattattgaactAAGTTTGGGTTATAACTCTCTTCAAGGTCCCATTCTTGGATTCAATTCACTTAAAAATCTGTCTTCATTGAGACTTCAAGCAAATGCGCTAAATGGAACTCTCCCTCAGAGTATAGGACAGCTTTCAGAGTTATCTGTTTTGGATGTTTCCAACAATCAATTGACAGGTACAATCTCTGAAACACATTTTTCAAACCTAAGCAAGCTGAGAATCTTACACCTATCTTCAAATTCTTTGAGATTAAATGTCAGTGCAAATTGGGTTCCTCCATTTCAAGTCAGAAACCTTGACATGGGTTCATGCTACTTGGGTCCGTTGTTTCCACTTTGGCTCAAATCACAACATGAGGTGCAGTACTTAGACTTCTCAAATGCAAGCATCTCAGGTCCCATTCCCAGCTGGTTTTGGGAAATTTCTccaaatctctctcttttaaacGTTTCACACAACCAGTTAGACGGACGACTACCTAACCCACTGAAGGTAGCATCCTTTGCGGATGTTGATTTCAGCTCCAATCTCCTTGAAGGACCTATTCCCCTTCCAAGCTTCGAAATTGTTTCACTAGAACTTTCAAATAACAGATTCTTTGGTCCTATACCAAAGAATATAGGCAAGGCAATGCCAAACCTTGTCTTTCTGTCTTTTGCTGATAATCAAATAATAGGTGAAATTCCAGACACTATAGGGGAAATGCAAATTCTTCAGGTCATTAATCTATCAGGGAATAACTTGACAGGTGAAATTCCTTCAACAATTGGGAACTGTTCGTTATTGAAAGCAATCGACTTCGAGAATAACTATTTAGTAGGTCCAGTTCCAGACTCTTTGGGTCAATTATATCAGCTTCAGACTCTTCATTTAAGTGAAAACGGATTCACTGGAAAACTCCCACCATCTTTCCAAAATATGTCTAGTTTGGAAACGCTGAATCTCGGGGGAAATAGTCTTACGGGCAGTATTCCTCCTTGGATCGGAACCAGTTTTCCAAATCTAAGAATTCTCAGCTTGAGGTCAAATGAATTTTCAGGAGCAATTCCTGCACTTCTAAATCTAGGCTCATTGCAAATTTTGGACCTGGCAAATAATAAGTTGAATGGTTCCATTTCAATTGGTTTCATAAATCTCAAAGCTATGGTTCAACCCCAGATATCAAACCGTTATCTATTCTATGGGAAGTACACGGGCATTTACTATAGAGAAAACTATGTCTTGAATACAAAAGGAACATTGTTGAGATACACTAAGACCCTTTTCCTTGTAATAAGTATTGACCTCTCTGGGAATGAACTGTATGGAGATTTTCCAAACGATATAACTGAGTTAGCTGGGTTAATTGCCTTGAACTTGTCTCGAAACCATATCACTGGCCAAATCCCAGATAACATTTCAAACCTGATACAATTATCATCGCTTGATCTCTCAAACAACAGGTTCTCAGGTCCAATTCCTCCTAGCTTGACTAAATTGACAGCGTTGAGTTATTTGAATCTGTCAAACAATAACTTGTCAGGAAAAATTCCCGTTGGATatcaatttgaaacttttaatgCTTCATCTTTTAGTGGAAACCCTGGTCTCTGTGGAGCTCCTACAACTGTAATGTGTCAAAATACTGATCGTTCAAACGAaggaagagatgaagaagagagCAAAAATCAAGTGATTGATAATTGGTTTTATCTGAGTCTTGGGGTTGGATTTGCAGCTGGGATTTTAGTTCCCTCCTGCATTTTTGCAGCGAAACGATCATGGTCGACTGCTTATTTCAAATTACTTGATGAAGTTGTGGGCAAGGTTTTTCAATCTTGA
- the LOC101217389 gene encoding cycloartenol-C-24-methyltransferase isoform X1, translated as MSKEGAFDLASGVGGKMSKADVLCAVEKYEKYHGYYGGEKEEREANYTDMVNKYYDLVTSFYEFGWGESFHFAPRWIGESFRESIKRHEHFLALELGLKPGQKVLDVGCGIGGPLREIAKFSYTSITGLNNNSYQITRGEELNRIAKLDKTCNFVKGDFMKMPFDDNTFDAIYAIEATCHAPDPYGCFKEIYRVLKPGQRFAAYEWCLTNSFDPNNQDHQRIKAEIEIGSGLPDIKTIGKCLEALKQAGFEIVWEKDLTEDSPVPWYLPLDGGQFSITNFRATAIGRCVTKYMVRALEYIRLAPKGSERVQNFLEQAAQGLVEGGKKEVMTPMYFFVVRKPLSSGE; from the exons GTATGAGAAATATCATGGCTACTATGGAGGCGAAAAGGAGGAGAGAGAAGCCAACTACACCGACATG GTCAATAAATACTATGATCTCGTGACCAGCTTTTATGAATTTGGTTGGGGAGAGAGCTTCCATTTTGCTCCTAG ATGGATTGGTGAGTCTTTCCGGGAGAGCATTAAGAGGCACGAGCACTTCCTTGCTTTAGAGTTGGGTTTGAAGCCTGGACAGAAG GTTTTGGATGTTGGATGTGGTATAGGCGGACCACTGAGAGAGATTGCAAAATTCAG CTATACTTCAATTACTGGGTTGAACAACAATAGCTATCAGATTACTAGAGGAGAG GAACTAAATCGCATTGCAAAATTGGACAAGACTTGCAACTTTGTCAAG GGCGACTTTATGAAAATGCCATTTGATGATAATACATTTGATGCAATATATGCAATTGAAGCCACTTGTCACGCTCCAGACCCA TATGGCTGCTTCAAGGAGATCTACAGAGTACTAAAGCCTGGCCAACGTTTTGCTGCTTATGAATGGTGCTTGACCAACTCCTTCGATCCAAATAACCAAGATCACCAAAGAATAAAG GCTGAAATTGAGATTGGCAGTGGGCTTCCAGATATCAAGACAATAGGAAAGTGCCTGGAAGCTTTGAAACAAGCAGGTTTTGAG ATCGTCTGGGAAAAAGACCTTACTGAAGATTCACCCGTTCCATGGTACTTACCATTAGATGGTGGTCAGTTCTCGATCACCAACTTCCGCGCTACGGCCATCGGGCGTTGCGTGACAAAATATATG GTTAGAGCATTGGAGTATATTCGCCTCGCCCCGAAGGGTAGTGAaagagttcaaaattttctagaGCAAGCAGCACAAGGGCTGGTTGAGGGCGGAAA GAAAGAGGTCATGACCCCTATGTACTTCTTCGTTGTGCGGAAACCGCTTTCAAGTGGTGAGTAA
- the LOC101217857 gene encoding uncharacterized protein LOC101217857, producing the protein MAFSAFSPLPFPLSLGFRRPQSPTTAFPRLPFPISSSLSSSSSESKSAKSSSPTDNLVSSSNGTTPPSPSFVDPSTPPHSNFTYAFPNPTPPASASLHPILGFMQSAESSIERVIFDFRFLALFAVGGSLAGSFLCFLNGCVYICDAYKVYWSSCVKGIHTGQMVLRLVEAIDVYLAGTVMLIFGMGLYGLFISNVSPDEPPSVDRALQGSSLFGMFALKERPKWMKISSLDELKTKVGHVIVMILLVKMFERSKMVTIATGLDLLSYSVCIFLSSASLYILHNLHRPE; encoded by the exons ATGGCCTTTTCTGCCTTCTCCCCTCTTCCATTCCCCCTCTCCTTAGGGTTCCGCCGCCCTCAATCTCCCACCACCGCCTTTCCTCGTCTCCCCTTccccatttcttcttctttgagcTCTTCCTCTTCCGAATCTAAATCTGCTAAATCATCCTCCCCCACTGATAATCTCGTTTCCTCCTCCAATGGAACTACTCCCCCTTCCCCTTCCTTTGTTGACCCCTCCACACCTCCTCACTCTAATTTCACTTACGCATTTCCTAACCCTACTCCTCCTGCCTCTGCTTCTCTTCACCCCATTCTTGGCTTTATGCAATCCGCTGAATCTTCAATTGAGAGG GTTATTTTTGACTTCCGCTTCTTGGCCCTGTTTGCGGTTGGGGGTTCACTGGCGGGTTCATTCTTGTGCTTTCTCAAT GGCTGCGTTTATATTTGTGATGCATATAAAGTTTACTGGTCAAGCTGTGTCAAAGGAATTCACACCGGACAAATGGTTCTGAGACTTGTTGAAGCTATTG ATGTATATCTTGCTGGAACCGTCATGTTAATTTTTGGGATGGGCCTCTATGGATTGTTTATCAGTAATGTGTCTCCTGATGAACCTCCTTCTGTTGATCGTGCCCTGCAAGGATCCTCACTGTTTGGGATGTTTGCCTTGAAG GAGAGGCcaaaatggatgaaaattaGCTCTCTTGATGAGCTGAAAACAAAAGTTGGACATGTTATTGTAATGATTCTTTTAGTGAAAATGTTCGAGAGAAGCAAGATGGTAACAATAGCAACAGGTCTTGATCTACTCAGTTATTCGGTTTGCATTTTCCTATCTTCTGCTTCTTTATACATCCTACATAATCTACACAGGCCAGAATAG
- the LOC101217619 gene encoding notchless protein homolog, giving the protein MATEMDIEHRETTNNVMILLTDPEGTPLGAPMYLPQNAGPQQLQQMVNKLLSNEEKLPYAFYISDQELTVSLGAYLEKNKVSVEKVLTVVYQPQAVFRIRPVSRCSATISGHAEAVLSVSFSPDGRQLASGSGDTTVRLWDLNTQTPLFTCTGHKNWVLSIAWSPDGKHLVSGSKAGELFCWDPLTGKPLGNPLTGHKKWITGISWEPLHLSAPCRRFVSSSKDGDARIWDVSLKKCVICLSGHTLAITCVKWGGDGVIYTGSQDCTIKVWETKQGKLIRELKGHGHWVNSLALSTEYVLRTGAFDHTGKQFSSPEEMKKVALERYNKMKGSAPERLVSGSDDFTMFLWEPAVSKQPKIRMTGHQQLVNHVYFSPDGQWVASASFDKSVKLWNGITGKFVAAFRGHVGPVYQISWSADSRLLLSGSKDSTLKIWDIRTHKLKEDLPGHADEVFAVDWSPDGEKVASGGKDKVLKLWMG; this is encoded by the exons ATGGCTACCGAGATGGATATAGAGCATAGGGAAACAACCAACAATGTCATGATCCTCTTGACGGACCCCGAAGGCACTCCTTTGGGAGCTCCCATGTATCTTCCCCAAAATGCAGGGCCTCAGCAACTTCAGCAGATGGTCAATAAGCTACTCAGCAAT GAGGAGAAGCTACCGTATGCTTTTTACATATCTGATCAGGAGCTTACTGTTTCACTTGGGGCCTACTTAGAGAAGAACAAAG TTTCTGTTGAAAAGGTGCTTACTGTAGTTTATCAGCCACAAGCAGTATTCCGTATACGTCCTGTTAGTCGATGTTCGGCAACAATTTCTG GTCATGCTGAAGCTGttctttctgtttcttttaGCCCTGATGGACGCCAGTTGGCAAGTGGTTCAGGTGACACTACAGTTCGACTATGGGACCTTAATACGCAAACACCGTTGTTCACCTGTACAG GGCATAAAAATTGGGTTCTTTCTATTGCTTGGTCTCCTGATGGGAAGCATCTTGTAAGCGGGAGCAAAGCTGGGGAACTTTTTTGCTGGGATCCGCTGACGGGGAAGCCATTGGGCAATCCACTCACT GGCCACAAGAAATGGATTACTGGTATTTCATGGGAGCCTTTGCATTTAAGTGCTCCATGCCGTCGCTTTGTGAGTTCTAGCAAGGATGGTGATGCACGCATATGGGAtgtttctttgaaaaagtGTGTTATATGTCTCAGTGGTCATACTCTTGCAATAACCTGCGTCAAATGGGGTGGAGATGGAGTTATATACACAGG TTCTCAGGATTGTACTATTAAGGTTTGGGAAACTAAGCAAGGAAAACTAATACGTGAATTGAAG GGACATGGTCATTGGGTTAACTCTCTTGCACTAAGCACTGAATATGTTCTCCGCACAGGAGCTTTTGATCATACAGGGAAACAGTTCTCTTCCCCAGAGGAAATGAAGAAG GTTGCTTTAGAAAGGTATAATAAGATGAAAGGCAGTGCTCCGGAAAGATTGGTTTCAGGATCTGATGATTTTACTATGTTTCTATGGGAACCTGCAGTTAGCAAGCAACCTAAGATACGTATGACAGGCCATCAACAG CTTGTGAATCATGTTTATTTCTCACCCGATGGACAATGGGTGGCCAGTGCATCCTTTGATAAGTCTGTGAAACTGTGGAATGGCATTACCGGAAAATTTGTTGCTGCTTTTCGGGGTCACGTAGGACCTGTTTATCAAATCAG TTGGTCTGCTGATAGTAGGCTTCTTTTGAGCGGCAGCAAAGACTCCACCCTGAAG ATTTGGGATATCAGAACACACAAGTTGAAAGAGGATCTTCCAGGCCATGCGGATGAG GTTTTTGCTGTTGATTGGAGTCCTGATGGTGAGAAGGTGGCTTCTGGTGGAAAGGATAAAGTATTAAAGCTATGGATGGGCTAG
- the LOC101217151 gene encoding cycloartenol-C-24-methyltransferase, translating into MSKTGALDLASGLGGKLEKNEVLSAVEKYEKYHVCYGGEEEERKANYTDMVNKYYDLVTSFYEFGWGESFHFAPRWKGESLRESIKRHEHFLALQLDLKPGYKVLDVGCGIGGPLREIARFSYTSVTGLNNNEYQISRGKELNRVAKVDRTCDFVKADFMKMPFPDNSFDAVYAIEATCHAPDAYGCYKEIYRVLKPGQHFAAYEWCMTDAFDPNNQEHQKIKAEIEIGDGLPDIRMTGKCLEALKQAGFEVIWEKDLAENSPLPWYLPLDKSHFSLSSFRLTALGRFITKNMVKALEFIRLAPKGSQRVQDFLEKAAEGLVEGGKKEIFTPMYFFLARKPLSATE; encoded by the exons ATGTCGAAAACTGGAGCGTTAGATCTTGCATCGGGCCTTGGTGGCAAGTTGGAAAAGAACGAGGTCCTTTCCGCCGTTGAAAA GTATGAGAAATACCATGTCTGTTATGGAGGTGAAGAAGAGGAGAGAAAAGCTAACTACACTGACATG GTTAATAAATACTATGATCTTGTCACAAGCTTTTACGAGTTTGGTTGGGGCGAGTCGTTCCATTTTGCACCTAG ATGGAAAGGCGAATCTCTGCGGGAGAGCATTAAGAGGCACGAGCACTTTCTTGCTTTGCAATTAGATTTGAAACCTGGATATAAG GTGTTGGATGTTGGATGTGGAATTGGTGGACCACTTAGAGAAATTGCGAGATTTAG TTATACTTCAGTTACTGGATTGAACAACAATGAGTACCAGATTTCAAGAGGAAAG GAATTGAATCGCGTTGCAAAAGTGGACAGGACTTGTGACTTTGTCAAG GCCGACTTCATGAAAATGCCATTTCCTGACAATTCATTTGATGCAGTATATGCAATTGAAGCTACTTGTCATGCACCAGACGCA TACGGGTGCTACAAGGAAATTTATAGAGTACTGAAGCCTGGCCAACATTTTGCTGCTTATGAATGGTGTATGACTGATGCTTTTGATCCAAATAATCAAGAACATCAAAAGATAAAG GCAGAAATTGAGATTGGTGATGGTCTTCCAGATATCAGGATGACAGGAAAATGCCTTGAAGCTTTAAAGCAAGCAGGCTTTGAG GTTATTTGGGAGAAAGATCTTGCTGAAAATTCGCCTCTTCCGTGGTACTTGCCTTTAGACAAAAGCCATTTTTCACTGAGTAGCTTCCGTCTAACAGCCCTTGGTCGTTTCATTACTAAAAATATG GTCAAAGCATTGGAGTTCATTCGACTTGCCCCCAAGGGTAGCCAAAGAGTTCAAGACTTTCTAGAGAAAGCTGCTGAAGGGCTTGTTGAGGGTGGAAA GAAAGAGATATTTACACCAATGTATTTCTTCTTAGCGCGGAAGCCACTTTCAGCCACTGAGTAG